The following are encoded in a window of Halosolutus halophilus genomic DNA:
- a CDS encoding SOUL family heme-binding protein: MQTRVAAVASVVTGLLAAWIGWGLYVITTTERVPSETLDRDGPFERRRYPATALVETTAPDERTAFRRLFRYIGGENGASDEISMTAPVTTSAHGRSATAPGRSSRRDGESVAMTAPVRTDRTGEAVTMGFFLPPEYTLETAPAPTDPDVHLVVEPSRTVAAYRFSWYATPARVDRARAALLAELEERGLERRDDPVVFQYNDPWTPPFMRRNEVAVTIEN, from the coding sequence ATGCAAACGCGAGTCGCTGCAGTTGCCTCGGTCGTCACCGGCCTCCTCGCGGCCTGGATCGGCTGGGGGCTCTACGTGATCACGACGACCGAGCGCGTCCCGTCCGAGACGCTCGACCGCGACGGGCCGTTCGAACGTCGACGGTATCCTGCGACGGCGCTGGTCGAGACGACGGCTCCGGACGAGCGGACGGCGTTTCGACGCCTCTTTCGGTACATCGGCGGCGAAAACGGTGCGAGCGACGAGATTTCCATGACCGCACCAGTGACCACGAGTGCCCACGGGCGTTCGGCGACCGCACCGGGTCGATCGAGCCGTCGCGACGGCGAGTCCGTCGCGATGACCGCACCCGTTCGAACCGATCGGACGGGCGAGGCGGTGACGATGGGATTCTTCCTCCCACCGGAGTACACGCTGGAGACTGCACCCGCGCCGACCGACCCCGACGTGCACCTCGTCGTCGAGCCGTCCCGAACGGTCGCCGCCTACCGGTTCTCCTGGTACGCGACGCCCGCTCGCGTCGATCGAGCACGTGCGGCGCTGCTTGCGGAACTCGAGGAGCGGGGCCTCGAGCGTCGTGACGACCCGGTCGTGTTCCAGTACAACGATCCGTGGACGCCGCCGTTCATGCGGCGGAACGAAGTAGCGGTGACGATCGAGAACTGA